The following are encoded in a window of Mycobacteroides chelonae CCUG 47445 genomic DNA:
- a CDS encoding TetR family transcriptional regulator, which translates to MAIYLYAHDMPPDASATKKRLLDAAYAEFAEHGLAGARVDRIGAAAEANKRLIYVYYTNKETLFDIVVAHSIQQMSEAVPFTPEDLSGYAGALFDHMVDHPEHLRLATWAQLERPVAGPAETAAYAAKIKAIAETRSLSGRVQPADILALILGLTTAWFGASPALRGLADSEPFSPQRLATHRAVLIATVEALIDIAGR; encoded by the coding sequence ATGGCGATCTACCTCTACGCTCATGACATGCCGCCCGACGCCTCTGCGACTAAGAAGCGGCTACTCGATGCCGCTTACGCGGAGTTCGCCGAACACGGCCTGGCCGGCGCGCGTGTCGATAGGATCGGCGCCGCCGCGGAGGCTAACAAGCGCCTGATCTACGTCTACTACACCAACAAAGAGACGTTGTTCGACATCGTGGTTGCCCACTCTATTCAGCAGATGTCCGAGGCTGTCCCGTTCACTCCCGAGGACCTGTCCGGCTACGCGGGTGCACTGTTCGACCACATGGTCGACCACCCCGAGCATCTGCGACTTGCCACCTGGGCGCAGCTGGAACGGCCTGTCGCTGGCCCAGCCGAAACCGCGGCTTACGCCGCCAAAATCAAAGCAATCGCTGAAACACGTTCCCTTTCAGGACGTGTACAGCCAGCCGACATCTTGGCCCTCATCCTTGGACTGACGACCGCATGGTTCGGTGCGTCGCCCGCCCTGCGCGGTCTCGCGGATTCCGAACCATTCTCTCCCCAGCGTCTGGCCACCCACCGTGCCGTACTCATCGCGACCGTCGAGGCCCTCATCGACATCGCGGGACGATGA
- a CDS encoding alpha/beta hydrolase, protein MAQHGNYTVEKVTFPSHGETLVGDLYRPEGDGPFPVVVTLGPYSFEKEQAPTQYSTRLADEGFVSLAFDPRTVGESSGEPRRLENPVMKNEDVVSALDYLVNRPDVDASRVFALGICQGGPELLDVASYDDRITAVACVTGYFRDADADLFPVTAGVAANPFDEASLPPREQLEALLSERLQRAREAKELYETTGEVIYQPLVSPDLADPTVGSRAGLPGPAVWAWYGPWTLKGFENRYAIMSDLDHFGYSTVPGVAKLQKPAIVFHGDYCLSPISAKRHFESIATTDKKLVWDNDVFHSDYYDTPDVVDRTVGAAANWFRDHGA, encoded by the coding sequence GTGGCTCAGCATGGCAACTACACAGTCGAAAAGGTCACCTTTCCCTCTCACGGGGAAACCCTGGTGGGCGATTTGTACCGCCCCGAGGGGGACGGCCCGTTTCCTGTAGTGGTGACGCTCGGACCGTACTCGTTCGAGAAGGAGCAAGCTCCCACGCAGTACTCGACCCGGCTAGCCGACGAGGGTTTCGTTTCGCTCGCTTTCGACCCGCGCACGGTCGGCGAGTCGAGCGGCGAGCCGCGTAGGCTTGAGAACCCGGTGATGAAGAACGAGGATGTGGTCTCGGCTCTCGACTACCTGGTGAATAGACCCGATGTAGACGCATCGCGCGTTTTCGCACTGGGGATTTGCCAGGGTGGTCCCGAACTGCTCGATGTGGCCTCTTACGACGACAGAATCACAGCGGTCGCCTGTGTGACCGGCTACTTCCGTGACGCAGACGCCGACCTGTTTCCCGTCACCGCCGGGGTCGCAGCCAACCCGTTCGACGAGGCTTCCCTACCACCACGGGAGCAACTGGAGGCGCTGCTATCGGAGCGTCTGCAACGGGCACGTGAAGCCAAGGAGCTCTACGAAACGACCGGGGAAGTCATCTACCAGCCGCTGGTCTCACCCGATCTCGCCGATCCCACGGTGGGCTCCCGGGCGGGACTGCCTGGCCCGGCAGTGTGGGCTTGGTATGGGCCGTGGACATTGAAGGGCTTTGAAAACCGCTACGCCATCATGAGCGACCTGGACCACTTCGGATATTCCACCGTTCCCGGCGTCGCGAAGCTCCAGAAGCCCGCGATTGTCTTCCACGGCGACTACTGCTTGAGCCCGATTTCCGCCAAGCGGCACTTCGAGTCGATTGCTACCACAGACAAGAAGTTGGTCTGGGATAACGACGTGTTCCACTCGGACTACTACGACACACCCGATGTCGTCGACCGCACAGTGGGCGCCGCTGCCAACTGGTTCCGCGACCACGGAGCCTGA
- a CDS encoding alpha/beta hydrolase, with protein sequence MPHHGNYTPEKVTFPSHDEDIVGVVHRPHGDGPFPAVVLLGPYSFEKEQAPIHYATRLADEGFLALAFDPRTVGESGGTPRRLENPKMKNEDAVAAIDYLLTRDDVDASRIFGAGVCQGGPEMLDIASYDGRIKAVASVTGYYRDRETDLFMIAAGVSENPFDAATAPTTEQLETLLESRLERARKAKTQYEETGEVVYAPLVSPNLGDPVTGAEAGLPGPLVWSWYGSWTLKGWENRYAIMSDLDHFDYTTAPGVARLEKPALVIHSDSCMNPAAARRHFESIPTTDKKLIWENGTNHFQYYDQPDIVDRTVGHIADWFNSHLA encoded by the coding sequence ATGCCACACCACGGCAACTACACCCCCGAAAAGGTCACCTTCCCCTCGCATGACGAGGACATCGTCGGTGTCGTTCACCGCCCGCACGGCGACGGCCCCTTCCCCGCCGTCGTCCTGCTCGGTCCCTATTCATTCGAGAAAGAACAGGCACCAATCCACTACGCCACCCGATTGGCCGACGAGGGATTCCTGGCGCTGGCGTTCGATCCCCGCACAGTGGGCGAAAGCGGCGGCACTCCCCGCCGCCTTGAGAACCCGAAGATGAAGAATGAAGACGCGGTAGCAGCCATCGACTATCTACTCACCCGCGATGACGTCGATGCATCGCGCATCTTCGGGGCCGGTGTCTGTCAAGGCGGCCCTGAGATGCTCGACATCGCCTCCTACGACGGCCGGATCAAGGCCGTTGCCTCGGTAACCGGTTACTACCGCGACCGCGAAACCGACCTGTTCATGATCGCCGCCGGTGTCAGCGAAAACCCATTCGACGCGGCGACCGCGCCGACCACCGAGCAGCTCGAAACACTCCTTGAATCTCGGCTCGAACGAGCGCGTAAGGCCAAGACACAGTATGAGGAGACGGGTGAGGTCGTCTACGCACCTCTGGTCTCTCCCAACCTGGGTGACCCGGTCACCGGGGCCGAGGCCGGACTGCCCGGCCCGCTGGTGTGGAGCTGGTATGGATCGTGGACGCTCAAGGGCTGGGAAAATCGCTACGCCATCATGAGCGACCTCGACCACTTCGACTACACCACCGCGCCCGGAGTCGCCAGGCTCGAAAAGCCCGCTCTGGTCATCCACTCCGATAGCTGCATGAATCCGGCGGCGGCGCGGCGCCACTTCGAGTCGATCCCCACCACCGACAAGAAACTCATCTGGGAGAACGGCACCAACCACTTCCAGTACTACGACCAGCCCGACATCGTCGACCGCACTGTCGGCCATATCGCAGACTGGTTCAACAGCCACCTGGCCTAA
- a CDS encoding error-prone DNA polymerase — protein MGWSPGPPTWAEMERVLDGRLKPHAPPGDGGDSPAWSRKRPPYEPPPRERGRSAVPYAELHAHSAFSFLDGASLPEEMAQEAARLDLRALAITDHDGFYGVVRFAEAAKELGLPTVFGAELSLGGQGNTEDSVHLLVLARGQEGYRRLSRQMAAAHLSGGTPKDRKGKPRYDLDVLAEAAGGHWHILTGCRKGHVRRALADGGPAAAEKALADLVHRFGADRVSIELSRHGHPDEDERNADLAALAPRFGVGVIATTAAHFATPERGRLAMAMAAVRARKGLDDAAGWLDPVGGAHLRSGDEMARLFSHCPEVVTAAAELGEACAFDLRLIAPQLPPFDVPSGHTEDSWLRHLALEGAARRYGSRAGAQKAYAQIERELEIIAQLNFPGYFLVVHDITQFCRRSEILCQGRGSAANSAVCYALGVTNVDPVANGLLFERFLSPARDGPPDIDIDIESDEREQAIQYVYNKYGREYAAQVANVITYRGRMAVRDMAKALGFAQGQQDAWSKQLGHWGGLADAAEVDGIPSQVIDLAQQIKNFPRHMGIHSGGMVICDRPLADVVPVEWARMENRSVLQWDKDDCAAVGLVKFDLLGLGMLSALHYCIDLVREHKGIEVDLAHIDLSEAAVYEMLARADSVGVFQVESRAQMATLPRLKPTCFYDLVVEVALIRPGPIQGGSVHPYIRRYNKIDKDWQHDHPSMAAALDKTLGVPLFQEQLMQLAVDVAGFSPAESDQLRRAMGSKRSPERMERLRSRFYEGMRNLHDITGDLADRIYEKLYAFANFGFPESHAQSFASLVFYSSWFKLHHPAAFCAALLRAQPMGFYSPQSLVADARRHGVTVHGPDVNASLSYATLENAGLEVRIGLGAVRHIGSDLAHAIVEERKTHGPFASLLDLTGRIQLSTAQVEALATGGALGCFGMSRREALWVAGAAAAQRPDRLPGVGVSSRVPVLPPMGEVTQAAADVWATGVTPDAYPTQFLRKQLDELGVVPAKGLFDVPDGSRVLVAGAVTHRQRPATAAGVTFINLEDETGMVNVVCSVGLWARYRKLAVTAQALIIRGQVQNASGAITVVADQLRPLDLRIRSASRDFR, from the coding sequence GTGGGCTGGTCACCGGGTCCGCCAACCTGGGCGGAAATGGAGAGGGTGCTTGATGGGCGCCTCAAACCCCACGCCCCGCCGGGTGACGGTGGGGATAGCCCGGCGTGGAGCCGAAAGCGGCCGCCCTATGAGCCGCCCCCGCGGGAACGCGGGCGGTCTGCGGTGCCCTACGCGGAACTGCACGCGCATTCGGCATTCAGCTTTCTCGACGGCGCCAGCCTGCCGGAGGAGATGGCGCAGGAGGCCGCACGCCTGGATCTCAGGGCGCTGGCCATCACCGACCACGACGGTTTCTACGGGGTCGTCCGGTTCGCGGAAGCCGCGAAGGAACTCGGCTTACCCACCGTGTTCGGTGCGGAATTATCCCTTGGCGGGCAGGGAAACACGGAGGATTCGGTGCATCTACTGGTGCTGGCCCGTGGTCAGGAGGGTTATCGGAGGTTGTCGCGGCAGATGGCTGCCGCGCACCTGTCGGGCGGAACGCCCAAAGATCGAAAGGGTAAGCCACGCTACGACCTTGATGTTCTCGCCGAGGCGGCCGGAGGGCACTGGCACATTCTGACCGGGTGCCGTAAGGGGCATGTGCGGCGGGCGCTTGCCGACGGCGGTCCTGCTGCGGCCGAGAAGGCGCTGGCAGATCTGGTGCACCGATTTGGTGCCGATCGCGTCAGCATCGAGCTCAGTAGGCACGGCCACCCGGACGAAGATGAACGCAACGCGGATCTCGCCGCGCTGGCCCCGCGGTTCGGTGTCGGCGTCATCGCCACCACGGCAGCGCATTTCGCCACACCCGAGAGAGGTCGCCTGGCCATGGCGATGGCGGCGGTGCGTGCGCGTAAGGGTCTCGATGACGCGGCGGGCTGGCTGGACCCGGTAGGCGGGGCGCATCTGCGTTCCGGGGACGAGATGGCGCGGCTGTTCTCTCACTGCCCGGAGGTAGTGACAGCGGCCGCCGAGCTGGGGGAGGCGTGTGCCTTCGATCTGCGACTCATCGCCCCACAGTTGCCGCCGTTCGACGTCCCGTCCGGCCATACCGAGGACAGCTGGTTGCGGCATCTGGCCCTCGAAGGCGCCGCGCGTCGATACGGCTCCCGGGCGGGGGCGCAGAAGGCCTACGCCCAAATCGAGCGCGAGCTGGAAATTATTGCGCAGCTGAACTTTCCGGGCTATTTCCTGGTGGTGCACGACATCACCCAGTTCTGCCGTCGCAGTGAAATCCTGTGTCAAGGGCGCGGCTCCGCCGCCAACTCGGCGGTCTGCTACGCGCTCGGGGTCACCAATGTCGACCCGGTGGCCAATGGTCTTTTATTCGAACGGTTCCTGTCGCCTGCTCGCGATGGACCGCCGGACATCGACATCGATATCGAATCGGACGAACGGGAACAGGCCATCCAATACGTCTACAACAAATACGGCCGCGAGTATGCGGCGCAGGTGGCCAATGTGATCACCTACCGTGGCCGAATGGCCGTGCGGGACATGGCCAAGGCTCTGGGGTTTGCGCAGGGGCAGCAGGACGCCTGGAGTAAGCAGCTCGGGCACTGGGGCGGCTTGGCCGATGCGGCGGAGGTTGACGGCATTCCGTCGCAGGTGATCGACCTGGCACAGCAGATCAAGAATTTCCCCCGGCACATGGGCATCCACTCCGGCGGCATGGTCATCTGTGATCGCCCGCTGGCCGATGTGGTGCCCGTCGAATGGGCACGTATGGAGAACCGTAGCGTGCTGCAGTGGGACAAGGATGATTGTGCGGCAGTTGGTTTGGTGAAATTCGATCTACTCGGTCTGGGCATGCTCTCGGCGCTGCACTATTGCATCGACCTGGTCCGCGAGCACAAGGGCATCGAGGTGGACCTGGCTCATATCGATCTCTCCGAGGCTGCTGTCTACGAGATGCTGGCCCGTGCGGATTCGGTAGGAGTCTTCCAGGTGGAGTCGCGTGCCCAAATGGCCACGCTGCCCCGCCTGAAACCCACGTGTTTCTACGACCTGGTGGTGGAGGTGGCCCTGATCCGGCCCGGACCCATCCAGGGTGGCTCGGTACATCCGTATATCCGGCGATACAACAAGATTGACAAAGATTGGCAACATGACCATCCCTCGATGGCGGCTGCGTTGGATAAAACTCTGGGAGTGCCGCTGTTTCAGGAACAGCTGATGCAACTCGCCGTCGATGTCGCCGGGTTCAGCCCCGCCGAATCCGATCAGCTGCGCCGGGCCATGGGATCCAAGCGGTCGCCGGAACGGATGGAAAGGCTGCGCAGCAGATTCTATGAGGGCATGCGGAATCTGCATGACATCACTGGAGATCTGGCCGACCGCATCTACGAAAAGCTCTATGCCTTTGCCAATTTCGGCTTTCCGGAAAGCCACGCGCAGAGCTTCGCTTCGTTGGTGTTCTATTCGTCTTGGTTCAAGCTGCATCATCCGGCCGCATTCTGCGCGGCGCTGCTGCGTGCACAGCCCATGGGTTTCTATTCGCCGCAGTCCCTGGTGGCCGATGCTCGTCGGCACGGTGTCACCGTGCACGGTCCCGATGTGAATGCCAGCCTGTCCTATGCGACGTTGGAGAATGCCGGCCTGGAGGTGCGGATCGGGCTGGGCGCCGTCCGCCACATCGGAAGCGACCTGGCTCACGCAATTGTCGAGGAACGAAAAACGCATGGCCCGTTCGCTTCTCTGCTCGATCTGACCGGTCGCATCCAATTGAGCACGGCACAGGTCGAGGCGCTGGCCACTGGAGGGGCGCTGGGTTGCTTTGGCATGTCCCGGCGTGAGGCGCTGTGGGTTGCGGGTGCGGCCGCTGCGCAACGCCCCGACCGGTTACCCGGAGTCGGGGTGTCCTCCCGGGTTCCGGTGCTGCCGCCGATGGGAGAGGTGACTCAGGCCGCTGCCGATGTGTGGGCTACCGGAGTCACCCCCGACGCGTATCCCACCCAGTTCCTGAGGAAACAGCTCGACGAGCTGGGTGTTGTTCCGGCCAAGGGGCTCTTCGATGTGCCGGACGGGTCACGGGTGTTGGTGGCAGGGGCGGTTACCCATCGTCAGCGGCCTGCCACCGCGGCCGGGGTCACGTTCATCAATCTTGAGGACGAGACGGGGATGGTGAATGTGGTGTGCTCGGTGGGGCTGTGGGCGAGGTATCGCAAGCTGGCGGTGACCGCGCAGGCACTGATCATTCGTGGCCAGGTGCAGAATGCCAGCGGAGCCATCACCGTGGTGGCCGATCAGCTGCGACCACTGGACCTGCGTATCCGATCTGCCTCGCGGGACTTCCGTTAG
- a CDS encoding SDR family oxidoreductase: MKYIVTGGTGFIGRRIVTRILETQRNAEVAVLVRRESLSRFEKLAEQWDDRVQPLVGDLTQPDLGLPTEGDPVTADHIVHCAAIYDITVDDKAQRAANVEGTRSVIGLAKRTGATLHHISSIAVAGSYQGEFTEEDFDVNQDLPTPYHQTKFEAELLVRSEPGLRYRIYRPAVVVGDSKTGEMDKIDGPYYFFGILAKLARLPRFTPMMLPKAGRSNIVPVDYVVDATVELMHQEGRDGQAFHLTNPEVTYLRDIYSGIAPAAGLPPVRGSLPHAIATPFLNARGTLKVWRNMVVTQLGIPPEVIDITEIMPTFVSESTQEALRPSGITVPSFGSYAGKLYQYWRKNLDPERYRRDDPAGPLVGRHVIITGASSGIGRAAAIAVAQRGGTVFAVARDAEALDSLVAEIREDGGQAYSFRCDLTDYSAVDDTVKSILGQFGHVDYLVNNAGRSIRRSAINTVDRFHDYERVMAINYFGAVRLVLALLPHWRERKFGHVVNVSTAGVQTRNPKYASYIPTKAALDAFSDVVATETVSDHITFTNIHMPLVKTPMIQPSHKLNVVPGLTPEHAAAMVIRGLVEKPTRIDHPMGTYADIGRYMTPKLTRRIMHQMYLAYPDSRAARGLEPVDERQDVSTSRRRPRAAKRVAAVSKLRIPGPVMRAVRLIPGVHW, from the coding sequence GTGAAATACATCGTCACCGGCGGCACCGGATTCATCGGACGGCGGATTGTGACCCGAATCCTGGAGACCCAGCGCAATGCGGAAGTCGCCGTTTTGGTGCGGCGCGAGTCCCTGTCACGGTTCGAAAAGCTCGCCGAACAATGGGATGACCGCGTACAGCCGCTGGTGGGTGACCTCACCCAGCCCGATCTCGGCCTGCCCACCGAGGGAGATCCGGTCACCGCCGATCACATCGTGCACTGTGCCGCGATCTATGACATCACCGTGGACGACAAGGCACAGCGCGCCGCGAACGTCGAGGGCACGCGGTCGGTCATCGGACTGGCCAAACGCACCGGCGCCACCCTGCACCACATCTCCTCCATCGCGGTCGCGGGAAGTTATCAGGGCGAGTTCACCGAAGAAGACTTCGACGTCAACCAGGACCTGCCGACGCCGTATCACCAGACCAAGTTCGAGGCCGAACTGCTCGTGCGCTCGGAACCCGGTCTGCGCTACCGGATCTACCGGCCCGCCGTCGTTGTCGGCGATTCCAAGACCGGCGAGATGGACAAGATCGACGGTCCGTACTACTTCTTCGGAATTCTGGCCAAGCTCGCGCGGCTGCCCCGGTTCACCCCGATGATGCTGCCCAAGGCGGGACGCTCCAACATCGTTCCGGTCGACTACGTCGTCGATGCGACCGTCGAGCTGATGCACCAGGAGGGCCGCGACGGGCAGGCCTTCCACCTGACCAACCCCGAGGTGACCTACCTGCGGGACATCTACTCCGGCATTGCCCCTGCCGCGGGCCTGCCGCCCGTGCGCGGGTCGCTTCCCCACGCCATCGCCACCCCGTTCCTGAATGCGCGCGGCACGCTCAAGGTCTGGCGCAACATGGTGGTCACCCAACTCGGTATCCCGCCCGAGGTCATTGACATCACCGAGATCATGCCCACCTTCGTCTCCGAATCCACACAGGAAGCCCTGCGCCCCAGTGGAATTACGGTTCCCTCATTCGGCAGCTACGCCGGCAAGCTCTACCAGTACTGGCGCAAGAACCTCGACCCCGAGCGATACCGCCGCGACGATCCCGCCGGGCCATTGGTGGGCCGGCACGTCATCATCACCGGGGCATCCAGCGGTATCGGACGGGCCGCGGCCATCGCCGTCGCCCAGCGCGGCGGCACCGTTTTCGCGGTGGCGCGTGATGCCGAGGCACTCGACAGCCTGGTCGCGGAGATCCGTGAGGACGGCGGGCAGGCGTATTCGTTCCGCTGCGATCTGACCGACTACTCGGCCGTGGACGACACGGTCAAGAGCATCCTCGGCCAGTTCGGGCATGTGGACTACTTGGTGAACAACGCCGGTCGCTCCATACGCCGCTCGGCGATAAACACGGTCGATCGGTTCCATGACTACGAGCGGGTCATGGCGATCAACTACTTTGGCGCCGTGCGGCTGGTGCTGGCGCTTCTCCCCCATTGGCGGGAAAGGAAATTCGGCCACGTCGTCAACGTCTCGACGGCCGGTGTGCAGACCCGTAATCCCAAGTACGCGTCGTACATCCCCACCAAGGCGGCACTGGATGCCTTCTCCGATGTGGTCGCGACCGAGACGGTGTCGGATCACATCACTTTCACCAATATCCATATGCCATTGGTGAAGACGCCGATGATTCAGCCTTCTCACAAACTGAATGTGGTGCCGGGACTCACCCCAGAACACGCCGCTGCCATGGTGATTCGCGGTCTCGTCGAAAAGCCGACCCGCATCGATCATCCGATGGGCACCTACGCCGACATCGGCAGGTACATGACACCGAAGTTGACCCGCCGGATCATGCACCAGATGTATCTGGCATATCCCGATTCTCGGGCCGCTCGCGGCCTTGAGCCGGTCGACGAACGCCAGGATGTGTCGACCTCGCGCCGCCGCCCCAGGGCCGCCAAACGCGTTGCGGCCGTGTCAAAGCTGCGTATTCCGGGCCCCGTGATGAGGGCGGTACGCCTCATTCCCGGAGTGCATTGGTGA
- a CDS encoding nucleoside hydrolase — protein sequence MVPVFADVDTGVDDALGLIFLLASEDVEIVGIASTAGNVSVDHVCANNLGLLELCKAPQIPVSKGVAEPLSAALRTAEDTHGPTGLGYAALPDSTRTLTDYDAAEAWVRAARAHPGELVGLATGPLTNLALALRTEPELPKLLKRLVIMGGSFDYPGNTTPVAEWNVVVDPGATAEVYAAWGAAGVQELPIVCGLNLTETIAMTPEHLIRLAEAAGATTTPLSVLDLPSSRSSANNSLLRFIEDAVRFYFEFHMKQDEGFLAHMHDPFAAAVALEPSLVQTRSATVDVELTGDLTRAMTIADWKGQWGQKPNAQIAVETNPEVFFERFIERVSVFARRFDGAR from the coding sequence ATGGTTCCCGTTTTTGCCGACGTTGATACCGGAGTCGATGACGCACTGGGATTGATCTTTCTCCTCGCTAGCGAGGATGTAGAGATTGTCGGCATCGCCTCTACTGCGGGCAATGTCTCGGTGGACCATGTTTGCGCGAACAACCTGGGCCTGCTGGAGCTATGCAAGGCCCCGCAGATCCCGGTGTCCAAGGGCGTCGCCGAGCCGTTGAGCGCGGCACTGCGCACCGCCGAAGACACCCACGGACCCACCGGCCTCGGGTATGCCGCACTGCCGGATTCCACCCGCACACTCACCGATTACGACGCGGCCGAGGCCTGGGTGCGGGCGGCACGCGCACACCCCGGTGAGCTGGTGGGCCTGGCGACCGGCCCGCTCACCAACCTGGCGCTGGCCCTGCGCACCGAACCCGAGTTGCCCAAACTCCTCAAACGGCTCGTGATCATGGGCGGCTCCTTCGACTACCCGGGTAACACCACACCGGTGGCGGAATGGAATGTCGTAGTCGACCCGGGTGCGACGGCAGAGGTGTACGCCGCCTGGGGAGCAGCTGGCGTACAAGAACTTCCGATCGTGTGCGGCCTGAATCTCACCGAGACCATCGCCATGACACCGGAACATCTGATCAGACTGGCCGAGGCCGCGGGCGCCACCACCACCCCCCTGTCGGTGCTCGATCTTCCATCCAGCCGTTCGTCGGCGAACAACTCGCTGCTGCGGTTCATCGAAGATGCCGTGCGTTTCTATTTCGAGTTCCACATGAAGCAAGACGAAGGCTTCTTGGCGCACATGCACGATCCGTTCGCCGCCGCAGTCGCGCTGGAGCCATCACTGGTCCAAACCCGCTCCGCTACTGTCGATGTCGAGCTGACCGGTGATCTGACCCGCGCCATGACCATCGCGGACTGGAAGGGGCAGTGGGGCCAGAAACCCAACGCGCAGATCGCGGTGGAAACCAACCCCGAGGTGTTCTTCGAGCGATTCATCGAACGAGTCAGCGTCTTCGCGCGAAGGTTTGACGGCGCGCGCTAA
- a CDS encoding flavin monoamine oxidase family protein, with protein sequence MAGRSVRKECGMHQDELPQTTTVAVVGAGLSGLTAARALHRQGVDVIVLEAAERLGGRVMGETTVLGSRLDLGGQWIGHDHHRVMGLAAELGLTQFPMHTGPLPAVIDGPRRVKIPSLLPSVLILTGLEVFSRLRTPKRWHATSAAEWLRKVPGRTTRRLLEVIALISWTADLDRMPIPAMISMIRHQGGLRTMLSTKGGAQDSLLVEGAGALVESLAAELGARVKLGHRVTSVSRNEHGVTLDTASGQVHATKVIVTAPPPTAARITFSPQLPAERVQMQQNMYMGSVYKAIAVYEKPFWRERSGGEFMVLDGPGRAVFDTTAPGGPGHLCVLVAGPEARELDGLDTAGRRRAVLGSLSEHVGPEVLEPAGWHEKSWHLDEHAGGGYMALPDIGFTEQLPLPSAPLGDIHWAGTETAHDHPGYLDGAIEAGTRAAREVTNALRE encoded by the coding sequence ATCGCCGGGCGGTCGGTCAGGAAGGAGTGTGGGATGCATCAGGACGAGTTACCGCAGACGACCACTGTGGCGGTCGTGGGTGCCGGGCTGTCGGGTCTGACGGCTGCCCGCGCACTGCACCGGCAGGGCGTCGACGTGATCGTGCTGGAGGCGGCGGAGCGTCTCGGTGGGCGGGTCATGGGAGAGACCACGGTGCTGGGCTCACGGCTGGACTTGGGCGGCCAGTGGATTGGCCATGATCACCACCGCGTCATGGGACTTGCCGCCGAACTCGGCCTTACTCAGTTCCCCATGCACACGGGTCCGCTGCCCGCGGTGATCGACGGACCCCGCCGCGTGAAGATCCCGTCCCTACTGCCGAGCGTGCTCATTCTCACCGGCCTGGAGGTGTTCTCGCGTCTCAGGACGCCGAAGCGCTGGCACGCGACCAGCGCGGCCGAATGGCTGCGCAAGGTGCCCGGCCGCACCACCCGGCGGCTGCTTGAGGTCATCGCGTTGATCTCCTGGACGGCGGACCTGGACCGGATGCCCATCCCCGCGATGATCTCGATGATCCGGCATCAAGGTGGTCTGCGGACCATGCTGTCGACCAAGGGCGGCGCGCAAGACTCCCTACTCGTCGAAGGGGCGGGTGCGCTTGTGGAAAGCCTGGCCGCCGAACTGGGTGCCCGAGTGAAGCTGGGACACCGCGTTACCTCGGTCAGCCGGAATGAACACGGAGTCACCCTCGACACAGCCTCGGGTCAGGTGCACGCCACGAAGGTCATTGTCACCGCGCCGCCGCCCACGGCGGCCCGCATCACCTTCAGCCCGCAGCTTCCGGCCGAGCGTGTCCAGATGCAGCAGAACATGTACATGGGGTCGGTGTACAAGGCGATCGCCGTGTACGAGAAGCCTTTCTGGCGAGAGCGATCCGGCGGCGAGTTCATGGTTCTCGACGGCCCGGGCCGGGCAGTCTTCGATACCACCGCTCCGGGCGGGCCGGGCCACCTGTGCGTGCTTGTCGCCGGTCCCGAGGCGCGTGAACTTGATGGGCTCGACACCGCTGGCCGTCGCCGCGCGGTGCTCGGCTCACTCTCCGAGCACGTCGGTCCGGAGGTTCTCGAACCGGCAGGCTGGCACGAGAAGTCCTGGCACCTCGACGAACATGCCGGAGGCGGATACATGGCCTTGCCCGATATCGGTTTCACCGAACAGTTGCCGCTCCCGTCGGCGCCCCTGGGCGATATTCATTGGGCGGGTACCGAAACGGCGCACGACCACCCGGGCTACCTGGATGGCGCCATCGAGGCGGGCACCCGGGCGGCCCGGGAGGTCACCAATGCACTCCGGGAATGA